A genomic stretch from Balaenoptera musculus isolate JJ_BM4_2016_0621 chromosome 9, mBalMus1.pri.v3, whole genome shotgun sequence includes:
- the C9H7orf25 gene encoding UPF0415 protein C7orf25 homolog: MSAHSMLCERIAIAKELMKRAESLSRSRKGGIEGSAKLCSKLKAELKFLQKVEAGKVAIKESHLQSTNLTHLRAIVESAENLEDVVSVLHVFGYTDTLGEKQTLVVDVVANGGHTWVKAIGRKAEALHNIWLGRGQYGDKSIVEQAEDFLQASHQQPVQYSNPHIVFAFYNSVSSPMAEKLKEMGVSVRGDIVAVNSLLEPREELQASESESDDEGPELLRVTRVDRENILASVAFPTEIKVDVCTRANLDITTLITYVSALSYGGCRFIFREKVLTEQAEQERKEQVLPQLEAFMKDKELFACESAVKDFQSILDTLGGPGERERAAMLIKRINVVPDQPSERALKLVSSSKINSRSLTIFGTGDTLKAITMTANSGFVRAANNQGVKFSVFIHQPRALTESKEALATPLPKDCTTDNEH; the protein is encoded by the coding sequence ATGTCTGCACACTCCATGCTCTGTGAACGAATCGCCATAGCCAAGGAACTGATGAAGAGAGCAGAATCACTCTCCAGGTCAAGAAAAGGTGGCATCGAAGGTAGTGCCAAGCTGTGCAGCAAACTGAAGGCAGAATTAAAATTCCTACAGAAGGTAGAAGCTGGGAAAGTAGCTATTAAGGAGTCCCATTTACAGAGCACTAACCTGACGCACCTCAGAGCCATCGTGGAATCGGCAGAAAACCTGGAAGATGTGGTCAGCGTTCTCCATGTCTTTGGTTACACAGACACCTTGGGCGAAAAGCAGACCCTTGTGGTGGATGTCGTTGCAAATGGTGGTCATACTTGGGTGAAGGCCATTGGCCGGAAGGCCGAAGCTCTGCATAACATTTGGCTGGGCCGGGGCCAGTATGGTGACAAAAGCATCGTTGAGCAGGCTGAAGACTTCCTCCAGGCCAGTCACCAGCAGCCAGTGCAGTACAGCAACCCTCACATCGTCTTCGCATTTTACAACAGTGTCTCCAGCCCCATGGCCGAGAAGCTGAAAGAAATGGGTGTATCTGTGAGGGGAGACATAGTAGCCGTGAACTCTCTGTTAGAGCCCCGTGAAGAGCTCCAGGCCAGTGAGAGCGAATCAGACGATGAGGGCCCCGAACTTCTGCGGGTGACCAGAGTAGACCGAGAAAACATCCTAGCGAGTGTCGCGTTTCCAACGGAGATCAAGGTTGACGTGTGCACAAGAGCCAACCTGGACATTACTACTTTAATCACATATGTATCCGCCCTCAGCTATGGAGGCTGCCGCTTTATCTTCAGAGAAAAAGTGCTCACCGAACAAGCAGAGcaagagaggaaagagcaggTTCTGCCGCAGCTGGAGGCATTTATGAAGGACAAGGAGTTGTTTGCCTGCGAATCTGCCGTCAAGGACTTTCAGTCTATCCTAGATACCTTAGGAGGACCCGGGGAGAGAGAGCGGGCCGCTATGCTAATTAAGCGAATTAACGTGGTCCCAGACCAGCCTTCTGAGCGTGCCTTGAAACTAGTGTCCAGTTCAAAAATCAACAGCCGCTCATTAACGATTTTTGGGACAGGAGACACCCTAAAAGCCATCACAATGACTGCCAATAGTGGTTTTGTCAGAGCTGCCAACAACCAGGGTGTTAAGTTCAGTGTGTTTATCCATCAGCCCAGAGCACTTACTGAGAGCAAAGAGGCCCTAGCTACCCCCTTACCAAAAGACTGCACAACTGACAACGAACACTGA